Proteins encoded within one genomic window of Candidatus Bathyarchaeum sp.:
- a CDS encoding 30S ribosomal protein S8e produces MSVWHGDQHKHKATGGRKIANRKKRRYEKGFFAAETALGKTKSKAMQKHGGNEKRRLLSVNEANISDASGKTQKVEIIRVIKNPANVDYDRRGVITKGTMIATSLGTARITSRPGQDGKVNAILVEKKVD; encoded by the coding sequence TTGTCAGTATGGCATGGAGATCAACATAAACACAAAGCTACTGGCGGAAGAAAAATAGCTAACCGCAAAAAGAGAAGATACGAAAAAGGATTTTTCGCAGCAGAAACTGCACTGGGTAAAACTAAAAGCAAAGCAATGCAAAAACATGGCGGTAACGAAAAACGACGTCTGCTTTCAGTAAATGAAGCAAACATTTCGGATGCTTCAGGAAAAACTCAGAAAGTAGAAATTATCAGGGTAATCAAAAACCCAGCGAATGTAGACTACGACAGGCGAGGAGTAATCACTAAAGGAACAATGATTGCAACATCATTGGGAACTGCACGAATAACTTCTCGTCCAGGACAAGACGGCAAAGTAAACGCCATTCTAGTAGAAAAGAAAGTAGATTAA
- a CDS encoding Gar1/Naf1 family protein, translating into MQRIGSVLHVSNTKNLILKAKNVPRIGDKVTNEKLKAVGTVFDVFGPISSPYVAVKPYSQNPEQLVNQIFYATHSKGERKTRRNRNKK; encoded by the coding sequence TTGCAAAGAATCGGTAGCGTCCTTCACGTAAGTAATACTAAGAACTTGATTCTTAAAGCCAAAAATGTCCCCCGAATTGGCGACAAAGTGACAAATGAAAAACTAAAAGCAGTAGGTACTGTTTTTGATGTCTTTGGCCCCATATCATCTCCCTATGTAGCTGTGAAACCATACTCACAAAACCCAGAACAACTTGTCAACCAAATTTTTTATGCCACCCACTCAAAAGGCGAAAGAAAAACAAGAAGGAATAGGAACAAAAAGTGA
- a CDS encoding transcription initiation factor IIB, whose protein sequence is MKEENIPKSPKIQKCPECGSNRLMRDYECAEIVCMNCGVVVAAKLTDQGPEWRAFDDEQRAKRARAGAPATFTIHDKGLSTMIDWHDRDVYGKRLAPGQKAQIYRLRKWQRRIRVSDATERNLAFALSEISKIANNLNLPKNILETASVIYRKAVKERLIRGRSIQGVTAAAIYVACRQCGVARTLDEIATASTVNKKEVGRSYRFLIKELNYFIPPLKPSQYVTKFSNQLTMQGKVEEIAHKILGTAKELKLTSGRGPTGIAAAASYIASVLTGERKTQREIAEIAQVTEVTIRNRYKELVERLEFVIYL, encoded by the coding sequence GTGAAAGAGGAAAACATCCCCAAATCACCCAAAATCCAAAAATGCCCTGAATGCGGAAGTAATCGCCTCATGAGAGACTACGAATGTGCTGAAATAGTGTGCATGAACTGCGGCGTAGTCGTAGCAGCCAAACTCACGGATCAAGGCCCAGAATGGCGAGCCTTTGATGACGAACAGCGAGCTAAACGCGCCCGAGCAGGGGCTCCAGCCACATTTACTATCCATGATAAAGGCCTTTCAACGATGATTGACTGGCATGATAGAGATGTTTATGGAAAAAGATTGGCTCCAGGACAAAAAGCGCAAATTTACAGATTGCGAAAATGGCAGAGAAGAATCAGGGTTTCAGATGCAACTGAAAGAAACCTTGCCTTTGCACTTTCTGAAATATCCAAAATTGCTAACAATCTTAATCTGCCAAAAAATATTCTTGAAACTGCTTCGGTGATCTACCGCAAAGCGGTTAAAGAGCGTCTGATTCGAGGAAGGTCAATTCAGGGCGTAACTGCAGCAGCCATTTATGTTGCATGCAGACAATGTGGCGTAGCCAGAACATTAGACGAAATTGCTACTGCTTCAACAGTAAACAAGAAAGAAGTTGGACGAAGTTACCGTTTCCTGATTAAAGAGCTTAATTATTTCATTCCTCCGCTAAAACCAAGTCAATATGTAACAAAGTTCTCAAACCAGTTAACAATGCAGGGCAAAGTAGAAGAAATCGCCCACAAAATTTTGGGAACCGCAAAAGAACTAAAACTCACCTCAGGCAGAGGACCCACAGGAATAGCAGCTGCTGCAAGCTACATTGCATCAGTTTTAACTGGAGAAAGAAAAACCCAAAGAGAAATTGCAGAAATTGCTCAAGTAACAGAAGTAACCATAAGGAACCGTTACAAAGAACTGGTAGAACGGTTAGAATTTGTTATTTATCTCTAA
- a CDS encoding signal recognition particle protein Srp19 (binds to 7S RNA to mediate binding of the signal recognition particle protein Srp54), translating into MRKKNSILLWSSYFDSTKTRTGGRKVSKNLAVSSPKIEELQSAAKRLGLQPEVNLDAAYPSCPWKNVGYIVLPKTEAKTETIKKIAKELSILRR; encoded by the coding sequence ATGCGGAAAAAAAACTCAATCCTCTTGTGGTCTAGTTACTTTGATTCAACAAAAACCAGAACTGGTGGACGAAAAGTATCCAAGAATCTAGCTGTTTCTTCGCCAAAAATTGAGGAACTTCAAAGCGCAGCAAAACGATTAGGCTTGCAACCTGAAGTAAACCTTGATGCAGCTTATCCAAGTTGTCCTTGGAAAAATGTTGGTTACATCGTTCTTCCTAAAACTGAAGCAAAAACTGAAACAATAAAAAAAATAGCAAAAGAGCTTTCTATCTTACGACGATAG